In Archangium violaceum, the following are encoded in one genomic region:
- a CDS encoding Fe2+-dependent dioxygenase, which yields MMLHIPNVLTAEQVARCRAIFDQASWEDGRVTAGYQSAQVKKNLQLPENSPQARELGDLVLAGLERSPLFISAVLPQRVFPPLFNRYDASMSFGSHVDNAIRPIPGTPLRIRTDVSATLFLSDLESYDGGELVVEDTYGSHAVKLPAGDLIVYPSTSLHHVTPVTRGVRLASFFWVQSMVREASQRALLFDLDTAIMQLNQEVPKSPSLVMLTGVYHNLLRQWAEP from the coding sequence ATGATGCTCCACATCCCCAACGTCCTCACCGCCGAGCAGGTGGCCCGCTGCCGCGCGATCTTCGACCAGGCCTCCTGGGAAGACGGCCGCGTCACCGCGGGCTACCAGTCCGCGCAGGTGAAGAAGAACCTGCAGCTTCCGGAGAACAGCCCGCAGGCCCGGGAGCTCGGAGACCTCGTGCTCGCGGGCCTCGAGCGCAGTCCCCTGTTCATCTCGGCCGTGCTGCCTCAGCGGGTGTTTCCTCCGCTCTTCAACCGCTACGACGCGAGCATGTCCTTCGGCTCGCACGTCGACAACGCCATCCGCCCCATCCCCGGCACCCCGCTGCGCATCCGCACCGACGTCTCCGCCACGCTCTTCCTGTCCGACCTCGAGAGCTATGACGGCGGAGAGCTCGTCGTGGAGGACACCTATGGCAGCCACGCGGTGAAGCTGCCCGCGGGCGACCTCATCGTCTATCCCTCGACGAGCCTGCACCATGTCACGCCAGTGACCCGTGGTGTCCGGCTCGCCTCGTTCTTCTGGGTGCAGAGCATGGTGCGCGAGGCGAGCCAGCGCGCGCTGCTGTTCGACCTCGACACGGCCATCATGCAGCTCAACCAGGAGGTGCCCAAGAGCCCCTCCCTCGTCATGCTCACGGGCGTCTACCACAACCTGCTCAGGCAGTGGGCCGAGCCCTGA
- a CDS encoding TonB-dependent receptor, whose amino-acid sequence MTSPKHGKAGIRSIKGHPGGVRGALRPWSQAAVGLASALAASGAVAQETTGTEPQKPAEDHYVLPTVQVVGESESESYNPQESSLTRLPRPLVDTPQTVTVVPEQLIEEQNATTVRDALRNVSGITISAAEGGRQGDNFILRGFSAQTDVSRDGVRDLGWYTRDTFNIGGVEVFFGPSSVLFGRGSTGGAVNLATKKPVKRSFQELSLTGGTAPWGRVEVDVNQVITDSIQVRVNAAGQLSQVAGRDLAEQNRAGFAPSIRFELGKNTSIDVDYLYQREDSFPDYGHPYFNGYPVSVTLGVPRNAIYGVEGSDTERVNAHIGTARFQHRFGNGLTLTDTLRYGGVDRFSRPTSPRGLSPTDAPTTIGRERYQTDTDNTNLINQTDVRGEFQTGILKHTANAGLELAWETRDQLRFNLPAVNLSTGTNLPADLFDPAPSPDLSPVNKVFSTSNDTDQRTVGVYASDQIQITRFLEVLGSVRFDSFKTKYSSVSSTNVVTRLENTDTFFNWRAGLVFHPLEKTSLYAMYGTSANPSAEAGTLPTGTESLEPERNNIYEVGAKADLLDERLGLSAAVFRLDKTNARVPNTDPNGPPQILAGAQRVQGFNFGAGGLILERWRLIANYTFMESEIREHTNEYLVGQRLPNTPKHSISLWTTVEVIDNLTLGGGAVYQDVTVVNNPTSTAQVLNKVPNFWRFDAFASYAVGPVQLQLNVNNLTNELYYGQYYSGQAVPAETRSASLTGRVRF is encoded by the coding sequence ATGACATCCCCCAAGCATGGCAAGGCAGGCATCCGCTCGATCAAGGGCCATCCAGGAGGCGTGCGCGGCGCGCTGCGACCCTGGAGTCAGGCCGCGGTCGGCCTTGCATCGGCACTGGCCGCCAGCGGCGCGGTCGCCCAGGAGACGACGGGGACGGAGCCCCAGAAGCCGGCCGAGGACCACTACGTGCTGCCGACGGTCCAGGTGGTGGGCGAGTCGGAGTCGGAGAGCTACAACCCCCAGGAGAGCAGCCTCACGCGGCTGCCCAGGCCGCTGGTGGACACGCCGCAGACGGTGACGGTGGTGCCCGAGCAGCTCATCGAGGAGCAGAACGCGACGACGGTGCGCGATGCCCTGCGCAATGTCTCCGGCATCACGATCAGCGCGGCCGAGGGCGGCCGCCAGGGCGACAACTTCATCCTCCGCGGCTTCTCGGCGCAGACGGACGTGAGCCGTGACGGCGTGCGCGACCTGGGCTGGTACACGCGCGACACCTTCAACATCGGTGGGGTCGAGGTCTTCTTCGGGCCCTCCTCCGTCCTCTTCGGGCGTGGCTCGACGGGCGGCGCCGTCAATCTGGCCACGAAGAAGCCGGTCAAGCGCTCCTTCCAGGAGCTGAGCCTGACCGGCGGCACCGCGCCCTGGGGCCGCGTGGAGGTGGACGTCAACCAGGTCATCACCGATAGCATCCAGGTGCGCGTCAACGCCGCGGGGCAGCTCTCCCAGGTGGCGGGGCGTGATCTGGCCGAGCAGAACCGCGCCGGCTTCGCCCCCTCCATCCGCTTCGAGCTGGGCAAGAACACGTCGATCGACGTCGACTACCTCTACCAGCGGGAAGACAGCTTCCCGGACTACGGCCATCCCTATTTCAATGGCTACCCGGTCTCGGTCACCCTCGGCGTTCCGCGCAACGCCATCTATGGTGTGGAGGGCTCGGACACCGAGCGGGTGAATGCCCACATCGGGACCGCGCGCTTCCAGCACCGGTTCGGGAATGGTCTGACGCTGACGGACACGCTGCGCTACGGCGGAGTGGACCGGTTCTCCCGGCCCACGTCGCCGCGCGGACTCTCCCCCACCGACGCCCCGACGACGATCGGCCGGGAGCGCTACCAGACCGACACGGACAACACCAACCTCATCAACCAGACGGATGTGCGCGGAGAGTTCCAGACCGGCATCCTGAAGCACACCGCGAACGCCGGGCTCGAGCTGGCCTGGGAGACGCGCGACCAGCTCCGCTTCAACCTGCCCGCGGTGAATCTGTCCACCGGGACCAACCTCCCCGCCGACCTGTTCGACCCGGCTCCCTCGCCCGACCTCTCCCCCGTCAACAAGGTCTTCTCCACCTCCAACGACACCGATCAGCGCACGGTGGGCGTCTACGCGTCGGATCAGATCCAGATCACCCGCTTCCTCGAGGTGCTCGGCTCCGTCCGCTTCGACTCCTTCAAGACGAAGTACTCCTCGGTGAGCAGCACGAACGTCGTCACCCGGCTGGAGAACACCGACACGTTCTTCAACTGGCGCGCCGGCCTCGTCTTCCACCCCCTGGAGAAGACGAGCCTCTACGCCATGTACGGCACCTCCGCCAATCCCTCGGCGGAAGCCGGCACGCTGCCCACCGGCACGGAGAGCCTCGAGCCGGAGCGGAACAACATCTACGAGGTGGGCGCCAAGGCGGACCTGCTCGACGAGCGGCTGGGCTTGAGCGCGGCCGTCTTCCGCCTGGACAAGACGAACGCGCGCGTGCCGAACACCGACCCCAACGGGCCCCCGCAGATCCTCGCGGGCGCGCAGCGCGTGCAGGGCTTCAACTTCGGCGCGGGCGGCCTCATCCTCGAGCGCTGGCGGTTGATCGCCAACTACACCTTCATGGAGTCGGAGATCCGCGAGCACACCAACGAGTACCTCGTGGGCCAGCGGCTGCCGAACACGCCCAAGCACAGCATCTCGCTGTGGACGACCGTGGAGGTCATCGACAACCTCACGCTCGGTGGCGGCGCCGTCTACCAGGACGTGACGGTCGTCAACAACCCGACCTCCACGGCGCAGGTGCTCAACAAGGTGCCCAACTTCTGGCGCTTCGATGCCTTCGCCAGCTACGCGGTGGGCCCCGTCCAGCTCCAGCTCAACGTGAACAACCTCACCAATGAGCTGTACTACGGCCAGTACTACAGTGGGCAGGCCGTTCCCGCCGAGACGCGCTCGGCCAGCCTGACCGGTAGGGTCCGCTTCTAG
- a CDS encoding energy transducer TonB, with protein sequence MALAGAVEPSEVGSSGLAPSQVEPAPGLFLMGEVRGEEAWGRWGWALVLTVLVHAGAVAFVGLSALRAPAGAPARPEEPELVFLTPAPPRAAAGSHAARTERVARQARVPAPRPALVPPQPSRLPEVAPAPVEPAPVIEAAVEETEVSQEASPEVGLSGVGGVVAGIVGGALDGVEGSALGATGGTALDVKQVSRRPEVLEQVTPHYPRRARSEGIEGVVLVRIIIGTDGRVETEHTRVIRSVPELDAAAISAVNRWRFSPALGRQGRPVRVVIDVPLQFSLK encoded by the coding sequence ATGGCGTTGGCGGGAGCGGTCGAGCCCTCCGAGGTCGGATCATCCGGGCTCGCGCCGTCCCAGGTGGAGCCCGCCCCGGGGTTGTTCCTCATGGGCGAGGTCCGGGGAGAGGAGGCGTGGGGGCGGTGGGGCTGGGCGCTCGTGCTCACCGTGCTCGTGCATGCCGGGGCGGTCGCGTTCGTGGGGCTCTCGGCCCTGCGCGCTCCGGCCGGGGCGCCCGCGCGGCCAGAGGAGCCGGAGCTGGTGTTCCTCACTCCCGCGCCGCCTCGGGCCGCCGCGGGTTCGCATGCGGCGCGGACGGAGCGGGTTGCGCGTCAGGCTCGCGTGCCCGCCCCGCGTCCGGCTCTCGTGCCTCCCCAGCCCTCGCGTCTTCCCGAGGTGGCCCCCGCTCCCGTGGAGCCGGCGCCCGTGATCGAGGCGGCAGTGGAGGAGACCGAGGTTTCCCAGGAGGCCTCCCCCGAGGTGGGCCTCTCGGGTGTCGGGGGAGTGGTGGCGGGAATCGTGGGCGGTGCCCTCGACGGGGTGGAAGGCAGCGCGTTGGGCGCGACGGGAGGCACGGCTCTCGACGTGAAGCAGGTGTCACGTCGTCCGGAGGTGCTCGAGCAGGTGACTCCCCATTACCCCCGGCGGGCCCGCTCCGAGGGCATCGAGGGGGTGGTCCTGGTGCGGATCATCATCGGCACCGATGGGCGCGTCGAGACGGAGCACACGCGCGTCATCCGCTCCGTTCCCGAGCTCGACGCGGCGGCCATCTCCGCCGTCAACCGGTGGCGCTTCTCCCCGGCGCTCGGCCGCCAGGGCCGGCCGGTGCGTGTCGTCATCGACGTTCCTCTCCAGTTCTCCCTGAAGTGA
- a CDS encoding lysophospholipid acyltransferase family protein: MKYAVTLWFWLVFLVTAPVLFTLGLVLFLVAYPLDPDRRWLHALICRWCFGLWLHVSPGWRTRVEGRELLPEGPCVLVANHQSMADILAAMGLFHPYKFVAKSSLFSIPIVGWMMSLLGYVAVTRGKTSSMEQMIEPCRRWLRRGMPVLIFPEGTYSQGELLRFKRGAFQLALEEHVPVVPVLIEGTPELVDGDGPWMSPRASIRVRVLPPLPPESFVPDSVELAGRVRELYVEALTGRAPERELRPTG; this comes from the coding sequence ATGAAATACGCCGTCACCCTCTGGTTCTGGCTCGTCTTCCTCGTCACCGCCCCGGTGCTCTTCACCCTGGGGCTGGTGCTGTTCCTGGTCGCCTACCCGTTGGACCCGGATCGGCGGTGGCTGCACGCGCTGATCTGCCGCTGGTGCTTCGGGCTGTGGCTGCACGTGTCGCCGGGTTGGCGCACGCGCGTGGAGGGCCGGGAGCTGTTGCCCGAGGGCCCGTGCGTGCTGGTGGCCAACCACCAGTCCATGGCGGACATCCTCGCGGCCATGGGCCTGTTCCACCCGTACAAGTTCGTGGCCAAGTCGTCCCTGTTCTCCATCCCCATCGTGGGGTGGATGATGAGCCTCCTGGGCTACGTGGCCGTCACGCGGGGCAAGACTTCCTCCATGGAGCAGATGATCGAGCCGTGCCGCCGCTGGCTGCGCCGGGGCATGCCGGTGCTCATCTTCCCCGAGGGTACCTACTCGCAGGGGGAGCTGCTGCGCTTCAAGCGCGGGGCCTTCCAGCTCGCGCTGGAGGAGCACGTGCCGGTGGTGCCGGTGCTCATCGAGGGCACTCCGGAGCTGGTGGATGGAGATGGCCCGTGGATGAGCCCGCGCGCCTCCATCCGCGTGCGGGTGTTGCCGCCGCTGCCGCCCGAGTCGTTCGTCCCGGACTCGGTGGAGCTCGCCGGCCGGGTGCGGGAGCTGTACGTGGAGGCGCTCACCGGGCGCGCTCCGGAGCGCGAGCTCAGGCCGACGGGGTAG
- a CDS encoding 4-alpha-glucanotransferase, with protein MPRGTLPEDYRRHVTAALAALNVRNLVLSIHDPSFPSTPGEDLGRGSPYSEGGLRFLEFTRELGFNGIQLGPQGQTSEDNPSPYDGTLFSRNVLNVALASLTHEESWGGLLRPERVQALVAARPGSEPRVKHRYAFRAQNEALDEAWEAFRHKRAQAAPGSAISWLAEHFDTFRREHHGWLERDALYDALCTEHGRPYWKEWSSEWDRRLWSPRPGEEAAFTTRRQVLLAKYAGQVEAYAFRQFLVHSQHAALRERTAAWGLKLFGDLQIGFSPRDAWAYQGLFVGSYLMGAPPSRTNPEGQPWNYPVLDPEQYHAPRGAAGPVLHFMGSRVNKMLSEYDGLRIDHPHGLVCPWVYRSGELNALQAVQNGARLFASPDLPDHPQLARWAIVPPEQLDRSVPRYADGWVRELNPMQVRRYSALFDAIIAAARAHGRQVSDLLCEVLSTMPHPLRRVMEQYGLGRFRVTQKADLTNPKDVYRSENAVPQDWIMVGNHDTKPIWALADRWRQAGEARAQAEYLAWRLHPEEEGREDFARRLVEEPGMLVQAKFADLFASRAENVMVFFPDLLGMKETYNAPGTVSEENWSLRVPNDYRSGYAEKLERDEALNLPKALALALRAGGEEARARHRGLIAALERLAAELQLG; from the coding sequence ATGCCCCGCGGAACCCTGCCCGAAGATTACCGGCGTCACGTGACGGCGGCCCTGGCCGCGCTGAACGTGCGCAATCTGGTGTTGAGCATCCACGATCCAAGCTTCCCGAGCACTCCGGGCGAGGATCTCGGCCGAGGCTCGCCGTACTCGGAAGGGGGCCTGCGCTTCCTCGAGTTCACGCGGGAGCTGGGCTTCAACGGCATCCAGCTCGGTCCGCAGGGGCAGACGTCGGAGGACAACCCCTCGCCGTATGACGGGACGCTCTTCTCGCGCAACGTGCTGAACGTGGCGCTCGCGTCCCTCACGCACGAGGAGTCCTGGGGCGGTCTGCTGCGGCCCGAGCGCGTGCAGGCCCTCGTCGCGGCCCGGCCCGGGAGTGAGCCGAGGGTGAAGCACCGCTACGCCTTCCGCGCCCAGAACGAGGCGCTGGACGAGGCGTGGGAGGCCTTCCGGCACAAGCGGGCCCAAGCCGCGCCCGGCAGTGCGATCTCCTGGCTCGCCGAGCACTTCGACACCTTTCGGCGCGAGCACCACGGGTGGCTGGAGCGGGACGCGCTCTACGACGCGCTCTGCACGGAGCACGGGCGCCCCTACTGGAAGGAGTGGTCGAGCGAGTGGGACCGGCGCCTGTGGAGCCCGCGCCCTGGCGAGGAGGCGGCGTTCACCACGCGCCGGCAGGTGCTGCTGGCGAAGTACGCCGGGCAGGTGGAGGCCTATGCGTTCCGGCAGTTCCTCGTGCACTCGCAGCACGCGGCGCTGCGGGAGCGGACGGCGGCGTGGGGCCTGAAGCTGTTTGGAGACCTGCAGATTGGCTTCTCGCCTCGGGATGCCTGGGCGTACCAGGGGCTCTTCGTGGGCTCGTATCTGATGGGAGCACCACCGAGCCGCACCAACCCCGAGGGCCAGCCGTGGAACTACCCGGTGCTGGATCCGGAGCAGTACCATGCGCCGCGCGGGGCGGCGGGCCCGGTGCTGCATTTCATGGGCTCGCGGGTGAACAAGATGCTGTCCGAGTACGACGGGCTGCGCATCGATCACCCGCACGGGCTGGTGTGCCCGTGGGTGTACCGGTCCGGAGAGCTGAACGCGCTGCAAGCGGTGCAGAACGGGGCGAGGCTCTTCGCGTCGCCGGACCTGCCGGACCACCCGCAGCTGGCGCGCTGGGCCATCGTGCCGCCGGAGCAACTGGACCGCTCGGTGCCGCGCTACGCGGATGGTTGGGTGCGCGAGCTGAACCCCATGCAGGTACGCCGCTACAGCGCGCTCTTCGACGCCATCATCGCGGCGGCGCGAGCCCATGGGCGGCAGGTGTCGGACCTGCTGTGCGAGGTGTTGAGCACCATGCCCCATCCGCTGCGGCGGGTGATGGAGCAGTACGGGCTGGGGCGCTTCCGGGTGACGCAGAAGGCGGACCTGACGAATCCGAAGGACGTGTACCGGAGCGAGAACGCGGTGCCCCAGGATTGGATCATGGTGGGCAACCACGACACGAAGCCCATCTGGGCGCTGGCGGACCGGTGGAGGCAGGCGGGCGAGGCGCGTGCGCAGGCGGAGTACCTGGCGTGGAGGCTCCACCCGGAGGAGGAGGGGCGCGAGGACTTCGCGCGGCGGCTGGTGGAGGAGCCGGGGATGCTGGTGCAGGCGAAGTTCGCGGACCTCTTCGCCAGCCGGGCGGAGAACGTGATGGTGTTCTTCCCGGACCTGCTGGGGATGAAGGAGACGTACAACGCGCCCGGCACGGTGAGCGAGGAGAACTGGAGCCTCCGCGTGCCCAACGACTACCGGAGCGGGTACGCGGAGAAGCTCGAGCGGGACGAGGCGTTGAATCTGCCGAAGGCGCTGGCCCTGGCGCTGCGCGCGGGCGGCGAGGAGGCCCGGGCGCGGCACCGGGGGCTCATCGCCGCCCTGGAGCGGCTGGCGGCGGAGCTGCAGCTCGGCTGA
- a CDS encoding PepSY-associated TM helix domain-containing protein produces MSRTFRNILFWMHLVSGVIAGVVIAIMSFTGAAIAFKPQLLAWAESEVRRVQPPTPDAPRLPVDELVARVRAARPEGQPSGVTVYPEPGSTVMVSLGRTGVAYVNPYTGEVLAAGDGGWRGFFHVMEEWHRWLGAKGDNTPVGKAITGACNAAFLFLGLSGLYLWWPRKWTWRTVRPSLWFRLNIRGKARDWNWHNVIGFWCLPILVILTASGMVISYRWASNLIFTLAGEKPPAAQGPAAPPSVTVPEPPAGAKPLGLDALLARAQQQVPAHESVTLRLGGGGGGGRPQGPQGAQGPQGAQGPRGEQGGQRGGGGPGGNEARAKGPQPVNFAIREQGGWPLFASAQLVFDPFTGEVLRREGFSDYTPGRQMRTWMRFLHTGEALGWGGQLVAAIASLGGVLLVWTGFALSWRRFFPRRKPAASSSGAEPSAEPSGEAEGEAVG; encoded by the coding sequence ATGAGTCGAACCTTCCGCAACATCCTCTTCTGGATGCACCTCGTATCGGGTGTCATCGCTGGCGTCGTGATCGCGATCATGTCCTTCACGGGAGCGGCGATCGCCTTCAAGCCGCAGCTCCTCGCCTGGGCCGAGAGCGAGGTCCGGCGGGTGCAACCGCCCACGCCGGACGCGCCGCGCCTGCCGGTGGACGAGCTGGTGGCCCGGGTGCGCGCCGCCCGGCCGGAGGGGCAGCCCTCGGGGGTGACGGTGTATCCGGAGCCGGGCTCCACCGTGATGGTGAGCCTCGGACGCACGGGCGTGGCCTACGTGAATCCCTACACCGGGGAGGTGCTCGCGGCGGGAGACGGAGGCTGGCGCGGGTTCTTCCATGTGATGGAGGAGTGGCACCGGTGGCTCGGTGCCAAGGGGGACAACACCCCCGTGGGCAAGGCCATCACCGGGGCCTGCAACGCCGCCTTCCTCTTCCTCGGACTCTCGGGCCTCTATCTGTGGTGGCCCCGGAAGTGGACGTGGCGGACGGTCCGGCCCTCGCTCTGGTTCAGGCTCAACATCCGGGGCAAGGCGCGTGACTGGAACTGGCACAACGTGATCGGCTTCTGGTGCCTGCCCATCCTCGTCATCCTGACGGCCTCGGGCATGGTCATCTCCTACCGCTGGGCCTCGAATCTCATCTTCACGCTGGCGGGAGAGAAGCCTCCGGCCGCGCAGGGCCCGGCCGCTCCGCCATCGGTCACGGTGCCCGAGCCGCCCGCCGGCGCGAAGCCGCTCGGCCTCGATGCCCTGCTGGCCAGGGCCCAGCAGCAGGTGCCGGCCCATGAGAGCGTGACGCTGCGCCTCGGGGGTGGTGGCGGTGGTGGTCGGCCCCAGGGTCCTCAAGGGGCGCAGGGTCCCCAGGGCGCGCAAGGGCCTCGGGGAGAGCAGGGCGGTCAGCGGGGAGGCGGTGGCCCCGGTGGCAACGAAGCGCGCGCCAAGGGCCCGCAGCCGGTCAACTTCGCCATCCGCGAGCAGGGCGGCTGGCCGCTCTTCGCCTCGGCGCAGCTCGTGTTCGATCCCTTCACCGGCGAGGTGCTGCGCCGGGAGGGCTTCTCGGACTACACCCCGGGCCGCCAGATGCGCACGTGGATGCGCTTCCTGCACACCGGCGAGGCGCTCGGATGGGGCGGCCAGCTCGTCGCGGCCATCGCCTCGCTGGGCGGAGTGCTGCTCGTGTGGACGGGCTTCGCCCTGTCCTGGAGACGGTTCTTCCCGCGTCGCAAGCCCGCGGCTTCCTCCTCCGGAGCGGAGCCCTCCGCGGAGCCCTCGGGAGAGGCGGAAGGCGAAGCCGTCGGATAG
- a CDS encoding ATP-binding protein — MSTLAPPPLLSALPLAPPGEGLSAEMLALLFERARPLVDALFAQVNDGVTVQAPDLSLCFVNPAAVRLLGATSEQEALHLGGASVFGRHELLDASGNPLSHEALPGRQVLAGQSVSERVLRFRDKRTGQERWSRVSSAPVRDSRGQVVYAVNVFRDVTEVMRTQERLSLLAETGELLTASLDLDSTLIATARLLVPRLADWCAVELVEGSSPSRQVAAIHSDPAKVELVRRMRELYPSDPHAHGGTAYVLRTGLSAHAPDITDDMMVASAKDTEHLRLIRELGLRSLIIVPLNARGRTLGTLSVATAESARRLETDELQLVEELARRAALAVDNARLYAEAKRAQARHEVALEAGRMGAWEWDIQAGRVTWAPELERIHGIPEGSFDGTFEAYQLDMHPEDRERVLTSIQRVVARQEPEHHVQYRIILPDGRVRWVEAHGRLTLDDQGRPARLTGVCTDITERLTLEEDARRLVREQAARAEAERARQHTAELLENLKKAQDELALRAQELARSNADLEQFAYVASHDLQEPLRMVASYVQLLSRRYKGKLDADADEFIHYAVDGANRMQALINDLLAYSRVGTRGKEPQPVSLEKCAARALSHLRLAQEETGAELTVEPLPWVKGDETQLAQLLQNLVGNALKFRGDKPPRIRVSATRQDDTVTVSVEDNGIGIEPQYYERIFAIFQRLHGKEEYPGTGIGLSICKKIVERHGGRIWVESTPGQGSTFRFTLTAAQPPTPSA; from the coding sequence ATGAGCACGCTGGCCCCCCCTCCCCTGCTCTCCGCCCTTCCGCTGGCTCCGCCCGGCGAGGGACTGTCGGCGGAGATGCTGGCCCTGCTCTTCGAGCGCGCCCGCCCGCTGGTGGACGCGCTCTTCGCGCAGGTGAACGATGGCGTCACCGTCCAGGCGCCCGACCTCTCCCTGTGCTTCGTCAACCCCGCCGCGGTGCGCCTCCTCGGCGCCACCTCCGAGCAGGAGGCGCTGCACCTGGGCGGTGCCTCGGTGTTCGGGCGCCATGAGCTGCTCGACGCCTCGGGCAATCCGCTGAGCCACGAGGCACTGCCCGGCCGGCAGGTGCTCGCGGGCCAGAGCGTCTCCGAGCGCGTTCTGCGCTTCCGCGACAAACGCACGGGCCAGGAGCGATGGAGCCGCGTCTCCTCGGCCCCCGTGCGCGACTCGCGGGGCCAGGTGGTGTACGCCGTCAACGTCTTTCGCGACGTCACCGAGGTGATGCGGACCCAGGAGCGGCTGAGCCTCCTGGCCGAGACGGGGGAGTTGCTCACCGCCTCGCTCGACCTGGACAGCACGCTGATCGCCACCGCGCGTCTCCTGGTGCCACGTCTGGCGGACTGGTGCGCCGTGGAGCTCGTGGAAGGCTCCTCCCCTTCCCGGCAGGTGGCGGCCATCCACTCGGATCCCGCCAAGGTGGAGCTGGTCCGCAGGATGCGCGAGCTCTACCCCTCGGACCCCCATGCCCACGGTGGTACCGCCTACGTGCTGCGCACGGGCCTCTCCGCGCATGCGCCCGACATCACCGATGACATGATGGTGGCGTCGGCGAAGGACACGGAGCACCTGCGCCTGATCCGCGAGCTGGGCCTGCGCTCCCTCATCATCGTGCCCCTCAATGCCCGGGGCCGGACGCTGGGCACGCTCTCGGTGGCCACCGCGGAGTCGGCGCGCCGCCTGGAGACCGATGAGCTGCAGCTGGTGGAGGAGCTGGCCCGCCGCGCCGCGCTCGCCGTGGACAACGCCCGCCTCTACGCCGAGGCGAAGCGCGCCCAGGCCCGCCACGAGGTGGCGCTCGAGGCCGGACGCATGGGTGCCTGGGAGTGGGACATCCAGGCCGGACGCGTGACCTGGGCACCCGAGCTGGAGCGCATCCACGGCATCCCCGAGGGCAGCTTCGACGGCACCTTCGAGGCCTACCAGCTCGACATGCACCCCGAGGACCGGGAGCGTGTGCTCACCAGCATCCAGCGGGTGGTGGCCCGGCAGGAACCGGAGCACCACGTGCAGTACCGCATCATCCTCCCGGATGGGCGGGTGCGCTGGGTGGAGGCCCATGGCCGCCTCACCCTCGACGACCAGGGCCGCCCCGCGCGCCTGACGGGCGTGTGCACCGACATCACCGAGAGGCTCACCCTGGAGGAGGACGCGCGCCGGCTGGTGCGCGAGCAGGCCGCGCGCGCAGAGGCCGAGCGCGCCCGCCAGCACACCGCCGAGCTGCTGGAGAACCTGAAGAAGGCCCAGGACGAGCTCGCCCTGCGCGCCCAGGAGCTGGCCCGCTCCAACGCGGACCTGGAACAGTTCGCCTACGTGGCCTCGCATGACCTGCAGGAGCCCCTGCGCATGGTGGCCAGCTACGTGCAACTCCTGTCACGGCGCTACAAGGGCAAGCTCGATGCCGACGCGGACGAGTTCATCCACTACGCGGTGGACGGCGCCAACCGCATGCAGGCGCTCATCAACGACCTGCTGGCCTACTCGCGCGTGGGCACGCGGGGCAAGGAGCCTCAACCCGTGTCCCTGGAGAAGTGCGCCGCTCGCGCGCTGTCCCACCTGCGCCTCGCCCAGGAGGAGACGGGCGCGGAGCTGACGGTGGAGCCGCTCCCCTGGGTGAAGGGAGACGAGACCCAGCTCGCCCAGCTCCTGCAGAACCTGGTGGGCAACGCGCTGAAGTTCCGCGGAGACAAGCCCCCGCGCATCCGCGTGTCCGCCACGCGCCAGGACGACACCGTCACCGTCTCCGTGGAGGACAACGGCATCGGCATCGAGCCCCAGTACTACGAGCGCATCTTCGCCATCTTCCAGCGGCTGCATGGCAAGGAGGAGTACCCGGGCACGGGCATCGGCCTGTCCATCTGCAAGAAGATCGTCGAGCGCCACGGCGGACGCATCTGGGTGGAGTCCACCCCGGGCCAGGGCAGCACGTTCCGCTTCACGCTCACCGCGGCACAGCCCCCTACCCCGTCGGCCTGA